The genomic DNA CAAACaatgccccccactttttaaaaatatttaatgactttcaattgtaatgactgtattaaaattttgataattaatttaaaaaaagtttaagcattaattgaaaaaagggcaacgcagttacaattttgCCGAGACATagattttaacaaaaattatgttaagttgatatcaataaggagttaaacaaaatttggaaaacaaatttcagtaaaatcttcatgtcaatattataatttagaatgtcaaattttttaggctaaaatttatttaataaatttcgttttctcacctccgggcggaaagcgtcaactttcgtcccgctgtgcaaaacgaagttgccgcttcccgcctccgtcgaggagaaaaatagtatacactcctcgggaagtaaataagaaagcctcagatcacatgtttgttgacctcggcttcgcctcggccaacaattacatgtgatctgagacatttcttactttacttccctcggtgtgtaatatactattaactccttattgattttaactgtgagtaatttttttaaaaatctatacttcagcgaaattgtaactgcgttgtccttttttcaactaatgcttcaattttttttaaattaattaataaaattttaatactgttatgacagttcaagatcattgaatattttaaaaagtggggggctcTGTCGGAGAATGCccataaataaacaaaaacatttttactgTCGTCGAATAGTTATGAACGTGTAAGGGTTAAGAGAAAAAAGTGGACAAAGTTTCCTATTACTGCGCAATAAGAATAGTTCTGTTCGACCACTTGGGtgtgatagagaaaaaaaaccgACCCCTCTTAATACGAGTGTTGGAAAACTTCACGTATATATTTCCGTATGTGAGTCTGCGcatcaacaaaattttcctgcTGGacagtattatttaattttattttaaaaagataaCTGAACAAGAAGGAAAATAGattcaagttaattttttttttattaaatagtaattttaataaatcgtttatttaaaatttttaagacatTTCAGTATTATCACGAGAAATCTTATTTAATCTTAGTTGTGAAAAatggaaattaataaaaattaatataatttttgttataatcatatattgataattattagttcCAATAATAAgcctctaaaaaaaaaagttaattgcattatataatcaaaaattgattaatttcatCAATCGGATACATTTAGCCATAATATTTACAATggcattgaatttaaaattaaatttgaataacaaACATATTCATTTGATGTAATATTAATTGAGGAATGCAAAAAACCATAAGAACTGCAAgcagataattataattaaaaataaaaattacaaaataaacaattaatctCGGTCTCCTCGTTCTTCAGCGCGTTCTTCTGCTCTCGCTTTCATTCTTGTAATAAAAGCTTGTCCTTTACTTTTACGAAAGTTTTCATACGGATCATTTAGATTAATACCAACACCTTTGTACTGATCATTTTTATCCCGAATTTCTCCACCGGATATGGGCGCTTCGATACCTTGTTCATTGGCTCCCAAACCAGCACCACTCCAAcccattttttttagtaattgatGACCTTTATTGCTTTCATCTAATGACGATTCTAATGGAAGTTTACTGTAGGTTGTGCCactgaaatttcaattcaaataccaataaatatatggagaatcataaattattcatttatttttttttcttaaattactTACAGGAAACTGGGAGGTGTAGGACTGCGATCTTGCCTGTCATTTCTCTTATCAGGGCTTCGCTCTTTATTACTATTTCTCCTGCGTCTATTTCTGTTATTATGAACGGCGCCACCATGTGCATTGCTACTATTATTACGATTATTACGCCGGTGATTGTTTGTTGCAGGAGATTTAGATCGACTTCTTCCTCGTGATCTAGATCGCGATCTACTTCGTGATTTACTTCTGTATCTTTTTTTTGGTGGACTAGGACTTTTCGATCGTGGACGTAAAATTGGTGACGGTGATCTAGATTTAATTCTCAAGCCTGCTAGAATATCTTCTTCTTTGCGTTTACGTGCGGCATTTTTCgctttataatattcatacaaACCCAATTTCTCCCATCCatcgctaaaaaaaattaatatggttatataatgaataaaaacaataattacggtgtaaaaaatttgcggagtgaacgctgATTAAATGCGGAGTAGAAGactttgtatttaattaatctcctaggagtgaaattcactacGAAGGggagttaattttaatacggaaaatttgttttggagtaaaattcactcttaaagggagtttatttaaattttaaaactccgaattggaatgaatgcggatttaaataaaatccagttcACTCCAAACTGGCAGTGTTAAAATTCTACTCACATCTCTACTCAAGGGAAGCTACAATTCTACTCACTCACAACTTTACTCAGCCTCAACTCTACTCGCAGTTATTTTTACtcagttatatttttactcgGCTTCAACTAGACTCAGTAACAACTTTACTcagctacaactctactcacgTATTTTAGCCGATCggtaaaataacaattctttgtgagtagagttgtatCTGAGTCTAGTTGAAGCcgagtaaaaatataactgagtagagttaaacctgagtaaaaatagttgtgagtagagttgaggcTGAGTAAAGTTGTGAGTGAGTAAAGTTGTGAGTGAGTGGAGTTGCAGCTACTTCCCCTGAGTAGAGATGTTGTGAAAAAACGTTGGAAAAATAAAGTTCCCATTTACTACGTATGCGGAGtcatttttcttcaaattccGGAACTCCAGAGTGaattcagatttaaataaaatccgtaaccacttccgattttttacagactaatacttgaattaaaaaaaaacaaatatgaaaaacagttgaccctgtgggccaacCTCTAAGCTTCCCGcggttttcgagctcagagaACCTGAAAACGTTACTATTGGTAaacttttgagctcttcgagctcaaaataCGGCTGgagcgaaaaaatatttatttatcttaaaaaaagttatttttttccgatgatatcttttgaataaatcgaccgatttattgatttgatgataattaaatataaatcagTAGAGCGGTTTACAacttatgcaaaaaaaaaatttttttaatttttattttgtgtttAATTTGTAAACTACTCGaccgatcgacttcaaaattcaATCAGTTCTAAGTCTtggtgagccctttcgattacTGTCATTTGCgctcaaatcggttgattcgttccgaAGATATCgtcagacaaaaaaaaattcacacacacacacacacacggacgtATGTCTGAAATTGGCCAGAAAAATTTCCTAGGATCTCGACACGTCGACATTtgataaaaactcgattttcgaaaatcagacCGATACCAATAAAttcccattttttaaaaaattccaattttcttagcaggaagttaagaaataatgataatcatTTTTACCTATCTCTGGGAGAATCATGATTGGGCGGAGCATAAAACGCTTCAACAGCAGCAACTAAACGATCACTCGGTGGAGTAGGTGGTGGTAATCTTATAGCTTCAGGATCTAATGGTCTGTATTCACCATCTTCTAATTTAATTAGAGGCACCATAAGTCCAGCAGGAAGCTCAAAGTAAGGCATACTAGGCATTAAATCTTCAATGGAAGTCTCATGTACGACAGGCGGTGGTCCAAATCCAGGAGGTGGTTTTGAAAAATCCGGTAAAGGTACTGTAGTAAATGGTGGAGGTTCAGTTGTTGGTGTAACGCCCCAACCAGGAGGAGgctgtgaaaaatttaaatccccTGCTATCGGTGGTTGTGGTGGCGGTGGCGGAGGCCCAGCATGTGCTGGCggcatatttaaattttgttgatttggaacctaaaaataaattaagttccTGATTATCAGacacaaattaaataatataaattataaacttacgATTGGTGGAGGTGGTGGGGCAGGTGCttttaattgttgattaaTACTAATTTTCTGTTGTTCAATATTTGATATCTGTCTCAACGCGTGATTGACAAAAGCCTGGTGCTGAGCTTGATAATTATCAAACGTTTGCTTCGTCGAAGTTGTTATTGGAGTTATCGCACTTGCAAATTGAGCCACTAGATTCGCTTGATATTCTGACCATGATTGACttggtatttttaatttttcaacaatactttcatcaaaataattatttttcgattcCCATAAACTTAGAAGTTTATTGAGCTTAACTAGTTGATCACTTGATGCTGCTAACGAGGTATTGCAAAACATGGGAACAACAACATTTTCCATAGCTTGTCGAAGATCCATTGACTTTTTTCTGGCGCTGAAGAATCATCTCAACTTATTTTTCcctttcattaataattacatgCTCTGACTTACCAATGATGTAATACGTCATTGACCAAGTAGATGACGTGAAGTTTTTGGTTGAATGTACCTCCTTGTATTactctgaaataaattatttacttataaatttaaatgaatatatttaaataacatatacctttgacatacttttttagtaaatattcaGCAATTACTTCATTACTCTGAGCAGTAATGCTGTTTTGTAGTATCCAAGCTTTACCAGCACTTATACTGTCTTTTGTGCAGCTATCAACAATTGGTTGCAAAACAGTATCGAATGCTGCTAAATCAGTATTAGTACtctgagcattattttgaaatgcTGATTCTTGAGCCTGTCTAACAGCATCCTCTACTCTGCCTTGTTGATCTCTCATAAGAGACGCATGTTGGGCTGCTAAATTTTGTTCAGATTGTCTAACTTGCTCTTGAAGAGCCGATTGTTGTGACTGAAGATTTGACAATTCATTTTGTAGCCATCCAGATGGTCCGTTGATATTTACATTTTGTCCCGAGCTACCGATTGATTGATTCACGGGCCCGATTACATTGGGAACAGATCCTAGTACTGGTGCTCCGGCATTGCTGGGTACGCTCAATGATCCAGGAACGCTGGGTAAAACTTGACCGGAATTTCCAACGGGTCCGATCCCGACTACTTGATTTAACGCATTGTTTTGAGTGCTTAAACACGGCGTAAGATTGATGTTATTCATCGGTTGTGCGGCAGGTACCGATGTTTGTTGTTGTTGCGAAACATTTAAACGAGGGTCCGCATTTTGCATTGGATTTATtcctttttgttttaaaactgtaagtaaatattttacagtgaattattgataaatccTTTCTTTTTCCGATACAATTACAGTCGAACTCCATTCTCGGGCAAATAGTGGACGGAGGAGCGGAAATTTCTTGGAATTTTAGAGGAGTTAACGAATGTCTTTTCTTCCTTAAAAAGTAAACTATACGCATGTGCTCTTACATTTACATGAATGAtgacatttaaatatacacagaCACATACAAATGTATAGCATTGGCTGGGAGACAGCGTAGCTCGCAGTGGGGGTCAAGATTAAGGGGAAATtccgagttaatggagttAGACTGTAACTAATCTAcagttaattttaatgttaaacattttgttgcgtgctcaaattaattttaaaaacccagtttttttttctttctttaatAAGGTAAAGGCCCATTACCCGCACACTTTTAATTAGAGTAAGATTAAAACAGTCAATATAAATTggtaaatgaaatgaaaaatttttgtagtaggggtgtgcgaatagcgttcgaatcgaatcgaattgAATAACACTATTCGATTCGAAATtcaaatcgaataattcgtaactttttgaattagtcgataatttttaaactatttaaattaattgcacAATTCGAATCCGACGAATAGTTTATTTCTATTCTGAAGCTTCAGTATAATTCGAAATTTCCgagtcattttaaaaattgtttacataatgaaatggtttttaatttttcaacttgaaTAATActtaactaaaattaaattgtttatttgagaaaccccataagtcatgttttttacgaaattgggttttttgcatttttgggttctttggatgtccctccatagaaatcaatcaaaatatgcatcaaatcagcgtttaaaaaaaattaacggggtgacagcgatttcatttaattgagaaaccccataagtcaatgactcaaacaaacatatgcagttttagttttacagaaataattttttttttttttttatttaaaattcgcgcttttttcggaaattaatttcaaatgttgttttattgttgactgttataggactaattaaaatgttcaaattaattctaattttttgtaatttctgagtttcagagttcaaatacatatttaaaacttcaatttatcagtgtaataaatgatttgagtggaaacatttaaaaaaacaatgattttataactttttttttccgtttggttgagaaaccccataaatcaatcaactttaaataattttttttcgtagtttcagttaaaaaattaaatttttcttgttggaatctttttcagagacactaacattattgtatttaattatttatttattattttaatgtcaagtttttccaaaaaaatgttttttgtgttttctgaaaaattttgttttcttgacttatggggtttcttaaataaacgattcaaatccgaatttattttttgactcgAGAACTTGCAGTCACTACGTAACTGCCCAATTATCTCTactaaattcataaaatactcagaaaaaaaggatttcttgccgcaaaaaattttaatttgcaccaaaaaattttaagcgttatgaattaaatacaaaagttgtcttggggcgagaaaagatttttttggtcaagaaaaaattccttgcaccgagtaattttttttagttctaaataaatttttgttttcaattcatattgcgaaaaatttcttggggtaagtaaaaattttctttaggcgagtaaacattttttgtgtcaatgaatccttttttttttctatgtacacttttttggctttgagaagcttcataaaaccaaaagggaaaataaaaatctgtcattttgtaataagtaacgcgatatcaATAATATAGCTACATCtccagtgacattcagtcatatttaatgacaaattatttaaagtattaatttatttaaagaaaataaatacgatcgtcttttttctcgcgtgatttaaatgtaattcgaatgattgataaatctatttatctcaatacttggcaactaaaaagagtttaatctatgaaaaggcacaaattcaagtcaagacctatctaatgataccacttccaataacattaattaattctatcatatagatatggcaggaacaaaattttccttattctcttaataatatagataataaaataaacaacgTTATGAACGATAAATCATAAACTtccgaataattaaaaaattcacgaattattcgataatttacaaattattcaaTCTTCGGataattcgaataattcgagttattcgattcgaaatcCGTATCgaataattcaattcaaattggtgtcaaataattcataaattcaaatattcacACACCTCtacttttttcaatttttttttaatcaatcgataaaattttgatacgcttatgacgatttagtcattgaaaattttttaaaagtgggGAGCACTATCTGAAAATAGCTTTAATGGGTAAATATGATAAgacattttgaaaaactgAGTCAGTTCTtatgaaacattttttaaaattaaattgcttACTTTACATTACGCAATATAAAATTCcagttcattttttataaatttgcttatTTTAGATAAGAAATATCGaactattatatatttttttttttttttgaacgtaGATATTTATGctttagttaaaaatatttaatttgctaatttagaaataaaaaaaaaactgtcggATGCCTGTTACTTTTACTCTTATAATTAatagtcataaataaaattactgataAGAAAAACCAAAAGatgtatttacaataaaatatatttcataataaaataagactatcatatatatttatatttaaaaaacttactaGCTTGTTCAGTAGTTACTttatactgataataattgaaatattctcctccaaaaagaaaactaaattttGGGTTATCcttctgtttattttttgtcatctGCTCAAACTCAGGTCCATTTCTAGCGACAAATTGCGCTAGCTTGTCAATTATATTCCGCAATTCTATgtctgtaattaaatatatgaaatttttaatttatattttattatctacaCATTATTACTGCATTGTTACAGATCACTTAACCTCAAAgtgacaaatttaaattagagtttaaaaataaaattcttaaatcagAAGATagcgattaaattttttaattttacttaaaatttttaaattattcaaaatgatatatttgtataaacaGTGCAAAAACAtgcaataaaatattgaaataccggttaaaaatattaaatttacctGACGGTGCTTGAtccattataaattaaaatttaaaaatcatcaataattaaattaaaaatgtacaccagttatttatatttaatcatttaattgtactaataaattataaatgttaaatgcataatgatttttttaacagtaatACAACAACGAAAAATACacttgattttataaaaagaaatttaatcagTTTACATACAGCACTATACAGTTTTAATGTTCCCATATTTTCTGACTATACCACTTAGTTTTCAGTAAAATGCATTTTTATTCGCTGAATCGACGTTATGTATaggtatatatatgatatgtaGAACATAAAGAAATCTGTTATACCGAATTAAGATCATTCGCTAGGTGGCTGCCATCGTCATCGTCGACGGTCTCAAAGTTGCGCACAACCAACAGTCAAATTAAAGCAGATATTtcaccctgatagccaagttggagAAAAACTGACGTGAAATTACAGCCGCAACTGGACACTACGTTGCCCAAAAAAGTTGATACCTCCAAAGTTGATCGACACTTTGTGAGAAAGTTGGTGGTAAAAGTTGGAAATTCAATAAGTTGACGGTAAGTTGCCTCCCATTTTCTCAAGAAATCTGCATTCCAGTTGCGGCTCCATACTGACgtcaactttctcagaaagtggcGGTAACTTGTATCCAAAAGTTGCAAATGCTAAAGTTGTCGACAGCTTGTCGTCAAGTTTGTCGCAAACGAATGAATACCAAATTTGTACGAAAAACCCTGGTTATCAGGGAACGTGAGATCAAAAATTaaggtagaaaaaatttactttgatAAGGACTTTCTAAGTGATCAACAAAATGCattttaactcaaaaattaacaTGAAACATTTGACATCTCGATGACGTCTAGTATACATAacaaaattcatataattttttgttctctCCCACAcgtaaaattacatataaacttGATGTTAATTagcagattttattttacgttaaatttatatgttattttacgTATAAGCCCTAATAGCCACACTCTAAATACAATTGCTTAGCAAattctgcagtgaaacacttatagtccagtcgatgcgcacgaaaaaattggtcaaagatcattttttcggtgggtaaagatcgattttgaaatttttttttttttcaaatactagaaaaaatataaggaaaaaaagttatatatttggagggtgttcatttttttttataaaaaaattagatgtaaaatgaaatatctctgaaagtATTGAGAAGTTATCGAGACAAACTAGTATCATTGTTTTTAGGATTtcataacgaacaaaatgaattttgaacgaagtctctacgacgatcagttgctgagataaaaattattaaagtgcgaaaaacgaaaaagcgcGTCATTTCGTCCGCGCGCGGACAAACAAAAG from Microplitis mediator isolate UGA2020A chromosome 7, iyMicMedi2.1, whole genome shotgun sequence includes the following:
- the LOC130671247 gene encoding calcium homeostasis endoplasmic reticulum protein isoform X1; its protein translation is MPRGRRSRRSGRAVQLGRAFQGIIADLTQGCPRIKSEEVLIEPVTLVIPQVVVNDSINKSKSCAVEPSSSCVVEPLSSCVVEPSSSCVVEPLSSCVAEPLSSCVVEPSSSGAVKPSGSGGLSTNCNRSPLRRNRAFKVHPVQKRIQERTRRSGPASARVGSWFLWTFHPSIHLAEVPRPTTLGTGTIRRHISRPPIGTHTHRRRRRSYGKKRLFGSTYGAHNLYHDIELRNIIDKLAQFVARNGPEFEQMTKNKQKDNPKFSFLFGGEYFNYYQYKVTTEQAILKQKGINPMQNADPRLNVSQQQQTSVPAAQPMNNINLTPCLSTQNNALNQVVGIGPVGNSGQVLPSVPGSLSVPSNAGAPVLGSVPNVIGPVNQSIGSSGQNVNINGPSGWLQNELSNLQSQQSALQEQVRQSEQNLAAQHASLMRDQQGRVEDAVRQAQESAFQNNAQSTNTDLAAFDTVLQPIVDSCTKDSISAGKAWILQNSITAQSNEVIAEYLLKKVIQGGTFNQKLHVIYLVNDVLHHCARKKSMDLRQAMENVVVPMFCNTSLAASSDQLVKLNKLLSLWESKNNYFDESIVEKLKIPSQSWSEYQANLVAQFASAITPITTSTKQTFDNYQAQHQAFVNHALRQISNIEQQKISINQQLKAPAPPPPPIVPNQQNLNMPPAHAGPPPPPPQPPIAGDLNFSQPPPGWGVTPTTEPPPFTTVPLPDFSKPPPGFGPPPVVHETSIEDLMPSMPYFELPAGLMVPLIKLEDGEYRPLDPEAIRLPPPTPPSDRLVAAVEAFYAPPNHDSPRDSDGWEKLGLYEYYKAKNAARKRKEEDILAGLRIKSRSPSPILRPRSKSPSPPKKRYRSKSRSRSRSRSRGRSRSKSPATNNHRRNNRNNSSNAHGGAVHNNRNRRRRNSNKERSPDKRNDRQDRSPTPPSFLGTTYSKLPLESSLDESNKGHQLLKKMGWSGAGLGANEQGIEAPISGGEIRDKNDQYKGVGINLNDPYENFRKSKGQAFITRMKARAEERAEERGDRD
- the LOC130671247 gene encoding calcium homeostasis endoplasmic reticulum protein isoform X2 is translated as MDQAPSDIELRNIIDKLAQFVARNGPEFEQMTKNKQKDNPKFSFLFGGEYFNYYQYKVTTEQAILKQKGINPMQNADPRLNVSQQQQTSVPAAQPMNNINLTPCLSTQNNALNQVVGIGPVGNSGQVLPSVPGSLSVPSNAGAPVLGSVPNVIGPVNQSIGSSGQNVNINGPSGWLQNELSNLQSQQSALQEQVRQSEQNLAAQHASLMRDQQGRVEDAVRQAQESAFQNNAQSTNTDLAAFDTVLQPIVDSCTKDSISAGKAWILQNSITAQSNEVIAEYLLKKVIQGGTFNQKLHVIYLVNDVLHHCARKKSMDLRQAMENVVVPMFCNTSLAASSDQLVKLNKLLSLWESKNNYFDESIVEKLKIPSQSWSEYQANLVAQFASAITPITTSTKQTFDNYQAQHQAFVNHALRQISNIEQQKISINQQLKAPAPPPPPIVPNQQNLNMPPAHAGPPPPPPQPPIAGDLNFSQPPPGWGVTPTTEPPPFTTVPLPDFSKPPPGFGPPPVVHETSIEDLMPSMPYFELPAGLMVPLIKLEDGEYRPLDPEAIRLPPPTPPSDRLVAAVEAFYAPPNHDSPRDSDGWEKLGLYEYYKAKNAARKRKEEDILAGLRIKSRSPSPILRPRSKSPSPPKKRYRSKSRSRSRSRSRGRSRSKSPATNNHRRNNRNNSSNAHGGAVHNNRNRRRRNSNKERSPDKRNDRQDRSPTPPSFLGTTYSKLPLESSLDESNKGHQLLKKMGWSGAGLGANEQGIEAPISGGEIRDKNDQYKGVGINLNDPYENFRKSKGQAFITRMKARAEERAEERGDRD